The following coding sequences are from one Microbulbifer sp. TB1203 window:
- a CDS encoding cytochrome P450: MYLEPREEAAFDSAFDGRSIGGLYSQPPGPSRMSINNVLPFVNGKMHVKLSELSGKYGDVFQLTVAGKKIVVLNNLGVVWDALVDQDGKFSDRADFDILREAPQRHFLELKSGDSWRRHRDLFVGAMQEYFAGRWGEMESWLHQEADHLSETISRHEGAFDPNRCISLANLSFIQRIIFGRSCTREDERSFNENGLTFLPNGFMNAVRLGLLPRAWRLFFYLSRKHSLDNFKEGITGLSAYIARNVDDHKKSFDECNPRDMCDYLLRGVRQVPLVERDKFQVHEQDVVNGSLTQFAGAGTGVPTFALRWALLYLIRYPEVQETLQQELDAVVDGVPKMSDRSRLPHMQAFINELLRHTSISPMAAVYYATTGDAMIGNYIVEKNTPVIVNYYSVTRDPSVWDEPERFHPERFLDEQGKLRKDLQNKFFPFGLGARRCIGEHLGRMQIFLLCAHLVYRFRFSAAPGEKRAHKIIPGVFLVPESYRMVATPRI; the protein is encoded by the coding sequence ATGTATCTCGAACCGAGAGAGGAGGCTGCCTTTGACAGCGCCTTTGATGGAAGGTCGATAGGTGGGCTGTACTCACAGCCGCCGGGCCCGTCCAGAATGTCGATTAACAATGTACTTCCCTTTGTCAATGGAAAGATGCATGTAAAGCTCAGCGAGCTATCTGGTAAATATGGAGATGTTTTCCAGTTAACTGTAGCTGGAAAGAAAATAGTAGTACTGAATAATCTGGGAGTCGTTTGGGACGCACTGGTGGACCAAGATGGAAAATTCAGTGACCGCGCGGACTTCGATATTCTCAGAGAGGCTCCACAGCGCCATTTCCTGGAGCTGAAAAGTGGAGACTCATGGAGGCGGCATCGGGACCTGTTTGTCGGGGCCATGCAGGAATATTTTGCAGGCAGGTGGGGAGAGATGGAGTCCTGGCTTCATCAGGAGGCCGACCATCTGTCCGAAACCATTTCCAGGCACGAAGGTGCTTTCGATCCGAACCGCTGCATTTCCCTCGCCAATCTCAGCTTCATCCAGAGGATAATTTTTGGCCGGAGCTGTACCCGGGAAGACGAGCGGTCCTTCAATGAAAATGGTCTGACCTTCCTTCCCAACGGATTTATGAACGCCGTGAGGCTCGGCTTGTTGCCCAGGGCATGGAGGTTGTTCTTTTATCTGAGCAGAAAGCACTCTTTGGATAATTTCAAGGAGGGGATAACCGGACTGAGTGCGTATATAGCCAGGAATGTCGATGACCACAAGAAGTCGTTTGACGAGTGCAATCCGCGTGACATGTGCGATTACCTGTTGCGGGGGGTGCGACAGGTTCCCCTTGTGGAACGCGATAAATTCCAGGTTCATGAGCAGGACGTTGTCAACGGCTCTCTCACTCAGTTTGCTGGGGCGGGCACCGGAGTTCCAACTTTCGCACTGCGTTGGGCGCTGCTCTACCTGATTCGTTACCCCGAGGTGCAGGAGACTCTGCAACAAGAGCTGGATGCGGTGGTCGATGGTGTCCCGAAGATGTCGGATCGGAGCAGGTTGCCCCATATGCAGGCGTTTATAAACGAGTTGTTGCGGCATACTTCAATCAGTCCTATGGCGGCGGTCTACTATGCGACAACGGGTGATGCCATGATCGGCAATTATATCGTAGAGAAAAACACCCCAGTAATCGTGAACTATTACAGCGTTACCCGTGACCCTTCGGTATGGGATGAACCGGAAAGGTTCCATCCGGAAAGGTTTCTTGACGAGCAAGGAAAGCTGCGCAAGGATCTGCAGAACAAGTTCTTTCCCTTTGGGCTGGGAGCCAGACGGTGTATCGGCGAGCACCTGGGGCGCATGCAGATATTCCTGCTTTGTGCGCACTTGGTTTATCGGTTCAGGTTTTCCGCAGCGCCCGGTGAAAAAAGAGCACATAAAATTATACCGGGTGTGTTTCTGGTTCCGGAGAGCTATCGAATGGTGGCGACACCAAGGATTTAA
- a CDS encoding sulfite exporter TauE/SafE family protein: MWMTWLAAFYAVWAFLVFGLDNWQMAKEHWPMALAMALGSYAAGSTPMGGGTVGFPVLVLLFDTPASLGRDFSFAVQAIGMVSASFFLLARRQPLAGNMLKGAMLGSLLGTPLGIQLIAPLVPELWIKLVFAVVWGSFGILHLYRLREITAHSGSGGLQPRRDFRIGFALGAVAGATAVSVTGVGIDMVIYAALVLLCRVDLKIAIPTSVVIMAFNSVVGVVVKSVGGGWHPEVYGNWLAAAPVVILGAPLGVFIVSLIDRKLTLLIVALLCVGQLVWTFHAERAALGSLGLLASLSAVGLCLLVFEWLRKLGSRLAGANAFRAAEELQSPDKVLGSGLPLAS, from the coding sequence ATGTGGATGACTTGGCTGGCAGCCTTCTACGCAGTCTGGGCATTCTTGGTATTCGGCCTGGACAACTGGCAGATGGCAAAGGAGCACTGGCCGATGGCGCTGGCCATGGCGCTGGGCAGTTACGCAGCGGGTTCCACTCCCATGGGCGGCGGCACAGTTGGTTTCCCGGTGCTGGTGCTCCTGTTCGACACCCCGGCGAGCCTGGGGCGGGATTTCAGCTTTGCGGTGCAGGCGATCGGTATGGTGAGTGCGAGTTTTTTCCTGCTTGCCCGGCGCCAGCCATTGGCCGGCAATATGCTTAAAGGCGCTATGCTCGGCTCGCTGCTGGGCACTCCCCTGGGGATTCAGTTGATCGCCCCGCTGGTACCGGAGCTGTGGATCAAGCTGGTCTTTGCAGTGGTCTGGGGTAGCTTCGGTATTTTGCACCTGTATCGCCTCCGTGAGATCACGGCCCACTCCGGCAGTGGTGGTTTGCAGCCGCGACGGGACTTCCGGATCGGCTTTGCCCTGGGGGCTGTGGCGGGAGCCACGGCGGTGTCGGTGACGGGGGTGGGGATCGATATGGTGATTTACGCCGCGCTGGTTCTGCTATGCCGAGTGGACCTGAAGATCGCTATTCCCACCTCGGTGGTGATCATGGCCTTTAACTCCGTTGTCGGCGTGGTGGTAAAAAGTGTTGGTGGTGGCTGGCACCCGGAGGTCTATGGTAACTGGCTGGCGGCCGCCCCGGTGGTGATACTGGGGGCCCCGCTGGGAGTGTTTATTGTGTCACTGATCGATCGCAAACTGACCCTGCTGATCGTGGCGCTGCTCTGTGTGGGCCAGTTGGTATGGACCTTTCACGCAGAGAGGGCGGCGTTGGGGTCACTGGGATTGCTGGCCTCCCTGAGCGCCGTGGGGCTTTGCCTGCTGGTTTTCGAGTGGTTGCGCAAGCTGGGAAGCCGGCTCGCGGGCGCCAATGCTTTCCGGGCGGCCGAAGAGCTGCAATCTCCGGACAAGGTGCTGGGCAGTGGTCTACCGCTGGCCAGTTAA
- a CDS encoding MFS transporter yields the protein MNSRGLSFHHPVAFWLGCIGITAGVLAHIPMFVHAAPMGYHMAGMPMDVTMLVGMGLIPLGLLLAGYGLMPRMSSADGAGGVQFHVADTVPLNSEHWKLVAVLAVAVAVDVMKPATLGFVMPGMTEEYGISAQSAGTLALVALTGTTLGSVLWGLLSDLSGRRAAVLLSALMFIGTAICGAMPSFSWNLIMCFLMGLSAGGLLPITFALMAESVPAAHRGWLLVALGGVGTAAGYLLASGAAALLEPLFSWRILWMLGLPSGLVLIFLNRFIPESPRYLATRGRIAEARSVLTRFAGTSHRDTGGLVEEEALHPPAKASARQLFSGPYAGITFGLVASGLAWGLVNFGFLLWLPTNLRGIGLAGEADTLLAGSALLALPGVLLVIWLYHRWSSIYTLALFVALTAASLLLFCLCTSLGFHSAPAISAMIALLLVSASGVIAMLIPYAAEIYPVHLRGTGAGLVAASSKAGGILGAAVGVLGLFEDMAVSALVIALPLAAAAAVLYRKGIDTRGLRLEDIQLLMSRRAGAAPV from the coding sequence ATGAACTCCCGTGGACTCTCCTTTCACCATCCTGTTGCCTTCTGGCTCGGTTGCATAGGTATTACCGCCGGCGTGCTCGCGCATATCCCGATGTTTGTACACGCGGCACCTATGGGTTACCACATGGCGGGTATGCCCATGGATGTCACCATGCTGGTCGGCATGGGGCTTATACCCTTGGGCCTGCTGCTGGCCGGCTATGGACTGATGCCCCGGATGTCCTCTGCGGATGGGGCGGGCGGTGTGCAGTTTCATGTGGCCGACACTGTTCCTCTCAACAGCGAGCACTGGAAGCTGGTAGCGGTACTGGCGGTAGCGGTGGCGGTGGATGTCATGAAGCCCGCCACCCTGGGTTTTGTCATGCCAGGCATGACTGAGGAGTATGGAATAAGTGCGCAGAGCGCCGGCACCCTGGCGCTGGTAGCGCTCACCGGTACCACTCTGGGTTCTGTGTTATGGGGGCTGTTGTCGGACCTGTCCGGCAGGAGGGCGGCGGTATTGCTGAGCGCTTTGATGTTTATCGGCACCGCTATCTGTGGTGCCATGCCCTCGTTCTCCTGGAACCTGATCATGTGTTTTCTGATGGGCCTGTCCGCGGGAGGGCTGCTGCCCATCACTTTTGCGCTGATGGCGGAGTCAGTCCCTGCGGCGCACCGGGGCTGGTTGCTGGTGGCGCTGGGGGGAGTGGGTACGGCTGCCGGCTACCTGCTCGCATCCGGCGCGGCGGCACTGCTTGAGCCATTGTTCAGTTGGCGTATCTTGTGGATGTTGGGATTGCCGAGTGGTTTGGTATTGATTTTCCTGAACCGCTTTATTCCCGAATCTCCCCGTTACCTGGCCACTCGAGGCCGGATAGCCGAAGCGCGCAGTGTGTTGACGCGCTTCGCCGGCACTTCGCATCGGGACACCGGCGGGCTGGTGGAGGAAGAGGCGCTACATCCACCTGCCAAGGCGAGTGCCCGCCAGCTTTTCAGCGGACCCTATGCGGGGATCACTTTCGGCCTGGTCGCGTCGGGCCTCGCCTGGGGGCTGGTGAACTTCGGTTTTCTCCTGTGGCTGCCCACAAACCTGCGCGGTATCGGCCTCGCTGGTGAGGCCGATACCCTGCTGGCGGGGTCGGCGCTTCTTGCCCTGCCGGGTGTGCTGCTTGTGATTTGGCTCTACCACCGCTGGAGCAGCATCTATACCCTGGCGCTGTTTGTCGCCCTCACGGCGGCCTCCCTGCTGCTGTTCTGCCTGTGTACGTCCCTGGGGTTCCACTCCGCTCCCGCAATTTCGGCGATGATCGCTCTGCTGCTGGTCAGTGCCAGTGGCGTGATCGCAATGCTGATCCCCTATGCTGCGGAGATTTACCCGGTACACCTGCGCGGCACGGGTGCCGGACTGGTGGCGGCGAGTTCCAAGGCCGGCGGCATTCTTGGTGCGGCGGTAGGGGTGCTGGGACTGTTCGAGGATATGGCGGTCTCGGCGCTGGTTATCGCCTTGCCCCTGGCCGCGGCGGCCGCCGTTCTGTACAGGAAGGGGATAGATACCCGCGGCCTGCGCCTGGAGGACATACAGCTGCTGATGTCGCGCAGGGCCGGGGCTGCGCCGGTATGA
- the mpaA gene encoding murein tripeptide amidase MpaA — MAPLRPRTERGHFCHPRLQYGRSELGAPLLYFPAQSGNPHGMVMAGTHGDEVAAVVALSCALRTLPPGQLRHHVILAVNPDGCQLGLRANARGVDLNRNFATGNWQGMESVYRWNSVAEERDVRLSTGSVAGSEAETKALCQLIDQLQPAWIVTIHEPLACVEDPEGSALGQWLASRMQLPLVENVGYPTPGSFSSWCDERKLPCITLEFPPVSADAASEDYLDVLIQLLSRKE, encoded by the coding sequence ATGGCCCCACTGCGCCCCCGCACCGAACGCGGCCACTTCTGCCACCCCCGACTGCAGTACGGGCGCTCCGAACTGGGCGCCCCACTGCTCTACTTTCCCGCCCAGAGCGGCAATCCCCACGGCATGGTAATGGCCGGCACCCACGGAGACGAAGTGGCGGCGGTAGTGGCTCTGTCCTGCGCCCTCCGCACCTTGCCACCGGGACAACTGCGCCACCACGTGATATTGGCGGTGAACCCGGACGGCTGCCAGTTGGGGCTGCGCGCCAACGCCCGCGGGGTGGACCTGAACCGCAACTTTGCCACCGGCAACTGGCAGGGAATGGAGAGTGTCTATCGCTGGAACAGCGTCGCGGAAGAGCGCGATGTGCGCCTGAGTACCGGCAGCGTGGCGGGTTCGGAAGCGGAGACCAAGGCCCTGTGTCAGTTGATCGACCAGTTGCAGCCGGCCTGGATAGTGACTATCCACGAGCCGCTGGCCTGCGTGGAGGATCCGGAGGGCAGCGCCCTGGGGCAGTGGCTGGCGAGTCGGATGCAGCTGCCCCTGGTGGAGAATGTGGGCTACCCGACTCCCGGCTCCTTCAGCAGCTGGTGCGACGAACGCAAATTGCCCTGCATCACCCTGGAATTTCCACCGGTTTCCGCCGATGCGGCCAGCGAGGACTATCTCGACGTCCTCATCCAACTGCTGAGTAGGAAGGAATAG
- a CDS encoding DegQ family serine endoprotease encodes MVTRCTQFLLTLCLLISASACARELPELTGLIEQNSPAVVKINTMERSRVNGGGLPPQYQQEIPDIFRHLLEPRRREQRPVASMGSGFIISKDGYVVTNNHVVDGADEVVVTLTDRREYEAKVIGTDQRSDLALLKIDAEDLPTVGWGDSDDLKVGEWVVAIGSPFGLDYSASAGIVSAMGRSIPNESRENYVPFIQTDVAINPGNSGGPLFNMDGQVVGINSQIYTRSGGSIGLSFAIPSSLARDVVAQLREKGRVDRGRLGVGIQDVDRNLAKAMGLGKPSGALVAQVESGSPAAEAGIRVGDIITRFDGQDIIVVGDLPHIVGQTPPGREVSVELMREGERKKVRVKVGALEGAEEVELTSSPDVGGRLGLVVSEIPDTLKQRWSVDTGVLVKQVVPGKPGAKAGLRSGDIVAQLGFDEVENMEDYEKVVKELPEGELLPIRFFRAGQPTFRTIQIDEN; translated from the coding sequence ATGGTTACACGCTGTACGCAGTTTTTGTTGACTCTCTGCCTCTTGATATCGGCATCTGCCTGTGCCCGGGAGCTACCGGAACTGACCGGTCTGATCGAACAGAACTCCCCGGCGGTGGTGAAGATCAACACCATGGAACGCAGCCGTGTGAATGGCGGCGGCCTGCCGCCCCAGTACCAGCAGGAGATTCCGGACATCTTCCGGCACCTCCTCGAACCTCGCCGCCGCGAGCAGCGCCCGGTGGCGAGCATGGGCTCCGGTTTCATTATCTCCAAAGACGGCTATGTGGTGACCAACAACCATGTGGTGGACGGCGCGGACGAAGTGGTCGTGACCCTGACTGACCGCCGGGAGTACGAAGCCAAAGTCATCGGTACCGACCAGCGCTCCGACCTGGCACTGCTGAAGATCGACGCCGAAGACCTGCCAACGGTCGGCTGGGGGGATTCGGACGACCTGAAAGTGGGTGAATGGGTGGTTGCCATCGGCTCTCCCTTCGGTCTCGACTACTCCGCCAGTGCCGGTATCGTCAGCGCCATGGGCCGCAGCATCCCCAATGAGAGCCGCGAGAACTACGTGCCCTTCATCCAGACCGATGTGGCCATCAACCCCGGCAATTCCGGTGGGCCGCTGTTTAACATGGACGGCCAGGTGGTGGGCATCAACTCCCAGATCTACACCCGCAGCGGCGGCTCCATCGGGCTGTCATTCGCCATCCCCTCCAGCCTGGCCCGCGATGTAGTGGCGCAGCTCAGGGAGAAGGGCCGGGTGGACCGCGGCCGGCTGGGCGTGGGTATCCAGGATGTGGACCGGAATCTGGCCAAGGCCATGGGGCTGGGCAAGCCCAGTGGCGCCCTGGTGGCGCAGGTTGAGTCCGGCTCGCCGGCGGCGGAGGCAGGCATTCGCGTGGGCGATATCATCACCCGCTTCGACGGCCAGGATATCATTGTGGTCGGCGATCTGCCCCACATCGTGGGACAGACTCCCCCCGGCAGAGAAGTGTCGGTGGAACTGATGCGCGAAGGTGAGCGCAAGAAAGTACGGGTCAAGGTGGGTGCGCTGGAAGGGGCCGAGGAAGTCGAGCTGACCTCCTCGCCCGACGTGGGCGGCCGCCTCGGCCTGGTGGTCAGCGAGATTCCCGATACGCTCAAGCAGCGCTGGAGCGTGGACACCGGCGTCCTGGTGAAGCAGGTGGTGCCGGGCAAGCCCGGCGCCAAGGCGGGGCTGCGCAGCGGCGACATTGTGGCCCAGTTGGGGTTCGATGAGGTGGAGAACATGGAAGACTACGAGAAGGTGGTCAAGGAACTGCCCGAGGGCGAACTGCTGCCAATACGCTTCTTCCGCGCCGGTCAGCCAACCTTCCGCACCATCCAGATTGATGAGAATTAA
- the lepA gene encoding translation elongation factor 4 produces the protein MASDLSRIRNFSIIAHIDHGKSTLADRFIQVCGGLTAREMAEQVLDSMDLERERGITIKAQSVTLDYTARDGKTYQLNFIDTPGHVDFSYEVSRSLAACEGALLVVDAAQGVEAQSVANCYTAIEQGLEVIPVLNKMDLPQADPDRVAEEIEDIIGLDATEATRCSAKSGLGVEDVLEDLVRLVPPPQGDVDAPLQALIIDSWFDSYLGVVSLVRVMQGTLRSKDKIVTKSIGRAHVVDSVGVFTPKRKETGVLRAGEVGFVVAGIKDIHGAPVGDTLTHAKGAEEVSMLPGFQKVKPQVYAGLFPVSSDDYEAFRDALDKLSLNDASLFYEPETSDALGFGFRCGFLGMLHMEIIQERLEREYDLDLITTAPTVVYEVEMTDGEVISVDNPSRLPDPGNIAEMREPIVEANILVPQEHLGNVITLCVEKRGLQKDMQYAGSQVSLRYELPMSEVVMDFFDRLKSVSRGFASLDYNFVRFDPAKLVRLDILINGDRVDALALIVHREHAQQKGRAMADKMKELIPRQMFDVAIQAAIGGQVIARTTVKALRKNVTAKCYGGDVTRKKKLLEKQKAGKRRMKQLGRVEVPQEAFLAVLKVDQ, from the coding sequence GTGGCCTCAGATCTCTCCCGTATCCGCAATTTCTCCATCATTGCCCATATCGACCACGGCAAATCCACCCTGGCGGACCGCTTTATCCAGGTCTGCGGCGGTCTCACCGCCCGCGAGATGGCTGAACAGGTCCTGGATTCCATGGATCTGGAGCGGGAGCGGGGCATCACCATCAAAGCCCAGAGCGTGACCCTGGACTACACCGCGCGGGACGGCAAAACCTACCAGCTGAACTTTATCGACACCCCGGGGCATGTGGACTTCTCCTACGAGGTGTCCCGCTCCCTGGCGGCCTGCGAGGGCGCGCTGCTGGTGGTGGACGCCGCCCAGGGGGTGGAGGCGCAATCAGTAGCCAACTGCTACACCGCCATCGAGCAGGGCCTGGAAGTGATCCCGGTGCTGAACAAGATGGACCTGCCCCAGGCGGATCCGGACCGGGTGGCGGAAGAGATCGAGGACATCATTGGTCTCGACGCCACCGAGGCCACCCGCTGCAGCGCCAAGTCCGGCCTCGGCGTGGAGGACGTGCTGGAGGATCTGGTGCGCCTGGTGCCGCCGCCGCAGGGGGACGTGGACGCGCCCCTGCAGGCGCTGATCATCGATTCCTGGTTCGACAGCTATCTGGGTGTGGTCTCCCTGGTGCGGGTGATGCAGGGCACACTGCGCAGCAAGGATAAAATTGTCACCAAGTCCATCGGTCGCGCCCATGTGGTGGACAGCGTGGGCGTGTTTACCCCCAAGCGCAAAGAGACCGGCGTGCTGCGCGCCGGCGAGGTGGGCTTTGTGGTGGCCGGGATCAAGGATATTCACGGCGCGCCGGTGGGCGATACCCTGACCCACGCCAAGGGTGCCGAGGAGGTATCCATGCTGCCGGGCTTCCAGAAGGTCAAGCCGCAGGTTTACGCGGGCCTCTTCCCGGTCAGCTCCGACGACTACGAGGCGTTCCGCGATGCGCTGGACAAGCTGTCCCTGAACGACGCCTCGCTGTTCTACGAACCGGAGACCTCCGATGCCCTGGGCTTCGGTTTCCGCTGTGGTTTCCTCGGCATGCTGCACATGGAGATCATCCAGGAGCGCCTGGAGCGGGAATACGACCTGGACCTGATTACAACCGCGCCCACGGTGGTGTACGAGGTGGAGATGACCGACGGTGAGGTCATCTCGGTGGACAACCCCTCGCGACTGCCGGACCCGGGTAATATCGCCGAGATGCGCGAGCCCATCGTCGAGGCCAATATCCTGGTGCCCCAGGAGCATCTGGGCAACGTAATCACCCTGTGTGTGGAGAAGCGCGGGCTGCAGAAGGACATGCAGTACGCGGGCAGCCAGGTGTCGCTGCGCTACGAACTGCCCATGAGCGAGGTGGTAATGGACTTTTTCGACCGTCTCAAATCCGTGAGCCGTGGCTTCGCCTCGCTGGATTACAATTTTGTGCGCTTCGACCCGGCAAAACTGGTGCGACTGGATATCCTGATCAACGGCGACCGGGTGGATGCCCTGGCGCTGATCGTGCACCGGGAGCACGCCCAGCAGAAAGGCCGAGCCATGGCGGACAAAATGAAAGAGCTGATCCCGCGGCAGATGTTCGACGTGGCCATCCAGGCGGCGATCGGCGGCCAGGTGATCGCCCGCACCACGGTCAAGGCGCTGCGCAAGAACGTCACCGCCAAGTGTTACGGCGGCGACGTCACGCGCAAGAAAAAGCTGCTGGAAAAGCAGAAAGCGGGCAAGCGGCGCATGAAGCAGCTGGGTCGCGTGGAGGTGCCGCAGGAGGCGTTCCTGGCGGTGCTGAAGGTGGATCAATGA
- the lepB gene encoding signal peptidase I: protein MDINFPLILLWLVVITGAIWLFDSLFLARRRKQKRGEGKGQAAAEPVVVEYAKSFFPVLAIVFVLRSFLVEPFQIPSASMWPTLEIGDFILVNKYAYGLRLPVSRTKVVDIGEPERGDVMVFFPPHMNDTYFIKRVIGLPGDEVRIENNVLYINGERAPQELIQALPPGDPELEVLWEEIYGRRHLMAKRIPASPYSNYHGVVPEGHYLMIGDNRDNSLDGRAWGFVPERDVVGKAFAIWMHWDKLLSLPSFSRVGSIE from the coding sequence ATGGATATTAATTTTCCACTTATCCTGCTCTGGCTGGTGGTAATCACCGGTGCTATCTGGCTGTTTGACAGCCTGTTTCTGGCCCGTCGCCGCAAGCAGAAGCGGGGCGAGGGCAAAGGCCAGGCCGCCGCGGAACCGGTAGTGGTGGAGTATGCCAAGTCCTTCTTCCCGGTGCTGGCGATCGTTTTTGTGCTGCGCTCCTTCCTGGTGGAGCCCTTCCAGATCCCTTCGGCGTCCATGTGGCCCACCCTGGAGATCGGGGATTTCATCCTGGTGAACAAATACGCCTACGGCCTGCGTCTGCCGGTATCGCGCACCAAGGTGGTGGATATCGGCGAGCCGGAGCGAGGCGATGTGATGGTGTTCTTCCCGCCGCACATGAACGACACCTACTTTATCAAGCGGGTGATCGGGCTGCCGGGAGACGAAGTGCGCATCGAAAACAATGTGCTGTATATCAACGGCGAGCGCGCCCCCCAGGAATTGATCCAGGCGCTGCCACCGGGCGACCCGGAGCTGGAAGTACTGTGGGAGGAAATCTACGGCCGCCGCCACCTGATGGCCAAGCGCATTCCCGCCAGTCCCTACAGCAACTATCACGGCGTTGTGCCGGAAGGGCACTACCTGATGATAGGCGACAACCGCGACAACAGCCTGGACGGCCGCGCCTGGGGTTTCGTGCCGGAGCGCGACGTGGTGGGCAAAGCCTTCGCCATTTGGATGCACTGGGACAAACTGCTGAGCCTGCCCAGCTTTAGCCGGGTGGGCAGCATCGAGTAA
- a CDS encoding DUF4845 domain-containing protein — protein MGGYDFSSLRNQRGMSYWGWLLVVAVFGFILTCVSKMGPAYIDAYYVDEGLRKLAENAELRDMSRGDIKKELDRFFLINNVRGEPTKAVKIVRGADSMLVSIDYELRQPLIYNIDVVMRFDKQLNTAKPELCCKPLVDLEQFSKRD, from the coding sequence ATGGGTGGGTATGACTTTTCTTCCCTTCGCAACCAGCGCGGTATGAGTTACTGGGGCTGGCTGCTGGTGGTGGCGGTATTCGGCTTTATCCTGACCTGTGTATCGAAAATGGGGCCGGCCTATATCGACGCCTACTACGTCGATGAGGGGCTCAGGAAGCTGGCGGAAAACGCCGAACTCAGGGACATGAGCCGGGGGGATATCAAAAAAGAGCTGGATCGTTTTTTCCTGATCAACAATGTGCGCGGTGAACCCACCAAGGCGGTAAAGATTGTTCGCGGCGCCGACAGTATGCTGGTGAGTATCGACTACGAATTGCGCCAGCCGTTGATCTACAACATCGATGTAGTGATGAGATTCGACAAGCAGCTCAACACGGCCAAGCCGGAACTCTGCTGCAAGCCGCTGGTAGACCTGGAGCAATTCAGTAAACGTGACTGA
- the rnc gene encoding ribonuclease III, giving the protein MTDLSLERLCKRLGHTFERRDLLELALTHRSHGSRNNERLEFLGDSILGFTIGAALFEQFPKGREGQLSRLRAQLVSGETLAQLAREMELGDCLRLGEGEMKSGGHRRASILADAVEALIGAIYLDAGLEAARERVLAWFAPRLQSLSLETAKDPKTQLQEWLQARGRPLPEYTVADIAGAEHAQRFVVECKVSGLNKPVRGEAGSRRAAEKAAATEAYNRLTGRN; this is encoded by the coding sequence GTGACTGACCTTTCACTCGAGCGCCTGTGCAAGCGGCTCGGCCATACCTTTGAGCGTCGGGACCTGCTGGAACTGGCGCTGACCCACCGCTCCCACGGCAGCCGCAATAACGAGCGGCTGGAATTCCTCGGCGACTCCATTCTCGGCTTCACTATCGGCGCCGCCCTGTTCGAACAGTTCCCCAAGGGCCGCGAAGGCCAGCTCAGCCGCCTGCGCGCGCAGTTGGTGAGCGGGGAGACCCTGGCGCAACTGGCGCGGGAGATGGAGCTGGGCGATTGTCTGCGCCTCGGGGAGGGAGAGATGAAAAGCGGCGGCCACCGCCGCGCCTCGATACTCGCCGACGCCGTGGAGGCGCTGATCGGCGCCATCTACCTGGACGCCGGCCTGGAGGCCGCGCGCGAGCGGGTACTGGCCTGGTTCGCCCCGCGGCTGCAGAGCCTGTCCCTGGAGACCGCCAAGGACCCCAAGACACAGCTGCAGGAATGGCTGCAGGCGCGCGGGCGCCCGCTGCCGGAGTACACGGTGGCGGATATTGCCGGCGCCGAGCACGCCCAGCGCTTTGTCGTGGAGTGCAAGGTGAGCGGCCTGAACAAACCGGTGCGCGGCGAGGCCGGCAGCCGCCGCGCGGCGGAAAAAGCCGCGGCCACCGAAGCCTATAACCGCCTGACCGGACGAAACTGA
- the era gene encoding GTPase Era: MSEQPSRCGYVAIVGRPNVGKSTLLNHLLGQKLAITSRKPQTTRHNMLGIKTEGPNQIIFVDTPGLHADADKAINRYMNRAAASAARDVDVVVFVVERTRWTEGDQLVADRLRGLKTPLVIAVNKVDQLEDKGELLPQLQALAEQHPRAEIVPISALRGTNLDALEKVIMQHLPEGRHFFPEDQITDRSSRFLAAEIVREKIMRQLGAEVPYQVTVEVEEFAQEGSTLHISAAILVERAGQKRIIIGNKGERIKQIGSQARQDMERLFDSKVMLNLWVKVKSGWSDDERALRSLGYKDD, from the coding sequence TTGAGCGAACAACCCTCCCGCTGCGGCTATGTCGCCATCGTCGGCCGCCCCAACGTGGGCAAGTCCACCCTGCTGAACCACCTGTTGGGGCAGAAACTGGCGATCACCTCGCGCAAACCGCAGACCACCCGACACAATATGCTGGGGATCAAGACCGAGGGGCCGAACCAGATCATTTTCGTCGATACTCCGGGCCTGCACGCCGATGCGGACAAGGCCATCAACCGCTATATGAACCGCGCCGCGGCGAGCGCCGCGCGGGATGTGGATGTGGTGGTGTTCGTGGTGGAGCGCACCCGCTGGACCGAGGGGGACCAACTGGTGGCGGACAGGCTGCGGGGCCTCAAGACCCCGCTGGTGATCGCCGTCAACAAGGTGGACCAGTTGGAAGACAAGGGCGAACTGCTGCCGCAGCTGCAGGCCCTGGCGGAACAGCATCCGCGGGCGGAAATTGTGCCCATCTCCGCCCTGCGGGGCACCAACCTGGACGCGCTCGAGAAAGTGATCATGCAGCACCTGCCGGAGGGCCGGCACTTCTTCCCCGAGGACCAGATCACCGACCGCAGCTCGCGCTTTCTCGCCGCGGAAATCGTGCGCGAGAAGATCATGCGCCAACTGGGCGCCGAGGTGCCCTACCAGGTCACCGTGGAAGTGGAGGAGTTCGCCCAGGAGGGCAGTACCCTGCATATCAGCGCCGCGATCCTGGTGGAGCGCGCCGGGCAGAAACGCATTATTATCGGCAACAAGGGCGAGCGCATAAAACAGATCGGCAGCCAGGCGCGTCAGGACATGGAGCGGCTGTTCGATAGCAAGGTGATGCTCAATCTTTGGGTGAAAGTTAAATCTGGCTGGTCCGACGACGAGCGCGCCCTGCGCAGCCTGGGTTACAAAGACGACTGA